The following are from one region of the Methanomassiliicoccales archaeon LGM-DZ1 genome:
- a CDS encoding acetate--CoA ligase family protein, with translation MIEFLNPEGVAVIGASDNPSKLGGMLVKNMLNAGYDPEKLYPINPKGGMIQGVKAYASLADVPADRKIDLAVVAVKNTFVLQALRDCAARGVHCMSILTAGFKEDSPEGAKLEKELLAEAKANGIRICGPNCFGGMNIRNHVNYTFSHLLPQPGNISIMSQSGAVGSSILDWSCANGVGLANFVTFGNKCDLDEADFLKYFSEDPNTKVIGIYAEGIANGEKFISAVENMPVKKPIVIFKSGKTAAGSKAASSHTGSIAGSDAVNNVVFKKLNIHRAFDLDELFDALLVFSCCSPMKQDGIGIITNAGGLGVMSADAAYSAKCVRAAKLSDETIAELHKVLPKLAGVTNPIDIRGDAQPEDFEIAINTVMQDKDVGGLVIMGSPLDTADLVSVAKLLVRIMDDIPYPTTVCFAGGSKCEEADAILRKGKFPCYPTPDRAVRALDILRQYNIGLDQDNDALRVPKVNGRSKVKAVIDRAYADGRHTLTESEGKEIFNAYGIPTPGEATVKSEQEAAEACNRIGYPTVMKIVSPDIQHKTDVGGVVVGVADEAAARAAYNRIMSSCKKNAPKARLDGVSVQQMVSGQEVILSMMRDPQFGPVVSFGLGGIYVEILREISQMHVPMSEQQLEEMITSTKAYKLLSGARGMPVADIDSIKDVIKRLVLIAQENPEITELEINPVLVGLKGKGCWAVDCLCNLKH, from the coding sequence ATGATAGAATTCCTCAACCCAGAAGGAGTTGCCGTCATAGGCGCATCCGACAACCCCTCCAAACTAGGGGGGATGCTCGTCAAGAACATGCTGAACGCGGGTTACGACCCAGAGAAGCTCTACCCCATAAATCCCAAGGGAGGCATGATCCAGGGAGTAAAGGCGTACGCTTCCCTTGCCGACGTGCCGGCCGACAGGAAGATCGACCTGGCCGTGGTCGCGGTGAAGAACACCTTCGTTCTCCAGGCCCTCAGGGACTGCGCGGCGCGCGGAGTGCACTGCATGAGCATCCTCACCGCGGGGTTCAAAGAGGACTCCCCCGAGGGAGCGAAACTGGAGAAGGAGCTCCTGGCCGAGGCCAAGGCGAACGGCATCCGCATCTGCGGCCCTAACTGCTTCGGCGGCATGAACATCAGGAACCACGTCAACTACACGTTCTCGCACCTCCTCCCCCAGCCCGGGAACATCTCCATCATGTCCCAGTCCGGGGCCGTCGGGTCGTCCATCCTCGACTGGTCCTGCGCTAACGGAGTGGGGCTTGCCAACTTCGTGACCTTCGGGAACAAATGCGACCTCGACGAGGCCGACTTCCTGAAGTACTTCTCCGAGGATCCCAACACCAAGGTCATCGGGATCTACGCCGAGGGCATCGCGAACGGGGAGAAGTTCATCTCCGCGGTCGAGAACATGCCCGTGAAGAAGCCCATCGTCATCTTCAAATCGGGCAAGACCGCGGCCGGTTCCAAGGCCGCCTCGTCCCACACGGGGTCCATCGCGGGCTCGGACGCCGTCAACAACGTCGTCTTCAAGAAGCTCAACATCCACAGGGCATTCGACCTCGACGAGCTGTTCGACGCGCTCCTCGTGTTCTCCTGCTGCAGCCCCATGAAGCAGGACGGTATAGGCATCATCACCAACGCCGGCGGACTGGGCGTCATGTCCGCCGACGCCGCCTACAGCGCCAAATGCGTCAGGGCCGCCAAGCTCTCCGACGAGACCATCGCGGAGCTCCACAAGGTCCTTCCCAAGCTTGCCGGCGTCACCAACCCCATCGACATCAGGGGAGACGCGCAGCCTGAGGACTTCGAGATCGCCATCAACACCGTCATGCAGGACAAGGACGTCGGCGGGCTCGTCATCATGGGGTCCCCGCTCGACACCGCCGACCTCGTCTCCGTCGCCAAGCTCCTCGTCAGGATCATGGACGACATCCCCTACCCGACGACGGTCTGCTTCGCCGGAGGGTCGAAGTGCGAGGAGGCCGATGCCATCCTCAGGAAAGGCAAGTTCCCGTGCTACCCCACCCCCGACAGGGCCGTCCGCGCCCTCGACATCCTCAGGCAGTACAACATCGGCCTGGACCAGGACAACGACGCCCTCAGGGTGCCCAAGGTCAACGGCCGCTCGAAGGTCAAGGCGGTCATCGACAGGGCCTACGCCGACGGAAGGCACACGCTCACCGAGTCGGAGGGCAAGGAGATCTTCAACGCTTACGGCATCCCGACCCCCGGAGAGGCCACCGTCAAGTCCGAGCAGGAGGCGGCCGAAGCCTGCAACAGGATCGGCTACCCGACCGTCATGAAGATCGTCTCCCCTGACATCCAGCACAAGACCGATGTCGGAGGCGTCGTCGTCGGCGTGGCCGACGAGGCCGCGGCCCGCGCCGCCTACAACAGGATCATGTCCTCCTGCAAGAAGAACGCCCCCAAGGCCCGCCTCGACGGCGTCTCCGTGCAGCAGATGGTCTCCGGGCAGGAGGTCATCCTGTCCATGATGAGGGACCCGCAGTTCGGTCCCGTCGTGTCCTTCGGGCTCGGCGGGATCTACGTCGAGATCCTCAGGGAGATATCCCAGATGCACGTCCCGATGTCGGAGCAGCAGCTCGAGGAGATGATCACCTCCACGAAGGCTTACAAGCTGCTCTCGGGCGCCAGGGGAATGCCCGTGGCGGACATCGACTCCATCAAGGACGTCATCAAGAGGCTCGTCCTCATCGCCCAGGAGAACCCCGAGATCACCGAGCTCGAGATCAACCCCGTGCTCGTGGGCCTCAAGGGCAAGGGCTGCTGGGCGGTCGACTGCCTCTGCAACCTGAAGCACTGA